In the genome of Geotrypetes seraphini chromosome 16, aGeoSer1.1, whole genome shotgun sequence, one region contains:
- the LOC117349676 gene encoding olfactory receptor 226-like, whose translation MILMGNLTIIAVVCLDPHLCKPMYFFLINLSFLDISYTSVTLPKLLDIILRSQNISVYGCFIQMYFFLSFACVEYIILSVMAYDRYVAICYPLRYIMIMNQRHCVLMAIMTWVFGFLEPVGYVVLISKFSFCASNEINHFFCDLSALLQLSCTSTSSIEAITYIFSAFVGLPCFIATFASYMCIISAILRIRTKEGRHKAFSTCSSHLIAIGLFYGTVLCLYVRPTSTQSVDQNKIFAVLYNVIIPLFNPIIYSLKNREVKRAVMRVLSRSGGKA comes from the coding sequence ATGATCTTGATGGGAAATCTCACCATCATAGCTGTGGTATGCTTGGACCCTCATTTGTGCAAACCCATGTATTTTTTCCTCATTAACTTGTCCTTCCTAGATATCAGTTACACTTCGGTCACTCTCCCGAAACTGTTGGATATCATCTTAAGAAGTCAAAATATCTCCGTATATGGGTGTTTTATACAAATGTACTTCTTTTTGTCTTTTGCTTGTGTTGAATATATCATTCTTTCAGTCATGGCTTATGACCGTTATGTTGCCATATGCTATCCCCTACGCTATATTATGATTATGAATCAAAGGCACTGTGTACTGATGGCCATTATGACATGGGTCTTTGGATTTTTGGAGCCAGTGGGATATGTGGTGCTCATATCAAAGTTCTCATTTTGTGCCTCAAATGAAATTAACCATTTCTTCTGTGATCTTTCGGCCCTGCTTCAACTCTCTTGTACCAGCACTTCTTCTATTGAAGCAATAACTTATATTTTCAGTGCTTTTGTTGGACTTCCTTGCTTTATAGCCACCTTTGCATCATATATGTGCATCATTTCAGCCATCCTGAGAATTCGTACCAAAGAAGGCAGACACAAAGCCTTCTCTACCTGCTCGTCACACCTCATTGCCATTGGCTTATTTTATGGAACTGTTCTATGTTTGTATGTCAGACCAACTTCCACGCAGTCTGTGGATCAAAACAAGATTTTTGCTGTGTTGTACAATGTCATCATTCCACTGTTTAACCCCATCATTTACAGCCTGAAAAACAGAGAGGTAAAAAGAGCTGTAATGAGAGTGCTTTCTAGGAGTGGAGGAAAAGCTTAA